A genomic region of Chaetodon auriga isolate fChaAug3 chromosome 11, fChaAug3.hap1, whole genome shotgun sequence contains the following coding sequences:
- the cfap36 gene encoding cilia- and flagella-associated protein 36 isoform X1 → MAEDDCEWVVESIVGYLGSPEWVIPVTDFMENKCTVFDDEDENKLSYTEIHLQYKNLVEKLLDNYMQEVGINEQQFLDACTSPFAKSKTLQSVFQPVLATDDFQMFRSLMVQKNMELQLQALRVIKERNGALPECLTDGVDVMTELQQQEMKILQEVLKKSKEEYEEEMSRRLQLEEEGGSTSSSCPDKPMAESRGAQNTTSAPSQQSSAAKAKAEGNGDSSSSNGHHTLLVNGNTAAELNLVNGKPVRKQEGKAAAPGGGDEKSSAKSSSTSKPAPACGSYGVESRVLPAVRAPVKGGEAPVSLGPDTKEQSSNSRAAAEAWLEEARREAGFAKPYTELSASQQEQLQQRAAYLRQQRDKLHALKKDQQKPKQTTTPEETPTTTPEAVGQSQRNGARTPSPLPLPPPPAQHSTNSSKQKEISAEERKKLQKRKHLADKLKEEVIRK, encoded by the exons ATGGCTGAGGATGACTGTGAATGGGTTGTAGAGAGCATCGTTGGTTACCTGGGAAGTCCCGAGTGGGTCATTCCTGTCACGGACTTTatggaaaacaaatgcacag tttttgatgACGAAGATGAAAATAAGTTATCATACACAGAAATCCATCTGCAGTATAAGAACTTG GTGGAGAAGCTGTTGGATAATTACATGCAGGAGGTTGGCATCAACGAGCAGCAGTTTCTGGATGCGTGCACCTCTCCTTTTGCCAAGtccaaaacactgcag TCGGTGTTCCAGCCAGTTCTGGCTACAGATGACTTCCAGATGTTTCGCTCTCTGATGGTCCAGAAGAACATGGAGCTGCAGCTTCAAGCCCTCAGGGTCATTAAAGAAAGGAACG GGGCCCTCCCAGAGTGCCTCACTGATGGTGTGGACGTGATGACAGAGTTGCAGCAGCAAGAGATGAAAATCCTGCAAGAGGTTCTCAA AAAATCAAAAGAGGAGTATGAAGAGGAAATGTCCAGGAGGCTGCAATTAGAGGAAGAGGGTGGTTCCACTTCCAGCAGCTGCCCTGATAAGCCAATGGCAGAAAGCAGAGGAGCCCAGAATACCACCTCTGCTCCCAGCCAACAGAGCAGCGCTGCCAAG GCCAAAGCTGAGGGGAacggtgacagcagcagcagtaatggtCACCACACCCTACTAGTGAAcggaaacactgcagctgaattGAATCTG GTCAACGGCAAACCTGTCAGAAAACAAGAGGGCAAGGCGGCTGccccaggaggaggagatgagaagAGCTCAGCGAAGAGCAGCTCCACGTCCAAACCAGCACCAG CTTGTGGCAGTTACGGTGTGGAGTCCAGAGTCCTTCCGGCAGTGAGAGCTCCAGTAAAGGGTGGCGAAGCCCCCGTCAGCCTCGGTCCTGACACCAaggagcagagcagcaacagCCGGGCTGCGGCCGAGGCGTGGCTGGAGGAGGCGCGCAGGGAGGCCGGCTTTGCTAAGCCATATACT GAGCTGTCAGCCTctcagcaggagcagctccagcagagggcagcataTCTGCGTCAGCAGCGGGACAAACTGCATGCGCTGAAAAAAGACCAGCAGAAACCCAAGCAGACGACCACACCAGAGGAGACGCCCACCACCACCCCG GAGGCAGTGGGGCAGTCCCAGAGGAATGGGGCCCGTaccccttctcctcttcctcttcctcctcctccagcacaaCACTCTACTAACTCCTCCAAACAGAAG GAGATATCTGccgaggagaggaagaagctgcaGAAGAGAAAACATCTGGCTGACAAGCTGAAAGAGGAAGTGATTAGGAAATAA
- the cfap36 gene encoding cilia- and flagella-associated protein 36 isoform X3, whose amino-acid sequence MAEDDCEWVVESIVGYLGSPEWVIPVTDFMENKCTVFDDEDENKLSYTEIHLQYKNLVEKLLDNYMQEVGINEQQFLDACTSPFAKSKTLQSVFQPVLATDDFQMFRSLMVQKNMELQLQALRVIKERNGALPECLTDGVDVMTELQQQEMKILQEVLKKSKEEYEEEMSRRLQLEEEGGSTSSSCPDKPMAESRGAQNTTSAPSQQSSAAKAKAEGNGDSSSSNGHHTLLVNGNTAAELNLVNGKPVRKQEGKAAAPGGGDEKSSAKSSSTSKPAPACGSYGVESRVLPAVRAPVKGGEAPVSLGPDTKEQSSNSRAAAEAWLEEARREAGFAKPYTELSASQQEQLQQRAAYLRQQRDKLHALKKDQQKPKQTTTPEETPTTTPEISAEERKKLQKRKHLADKLKEEVIRK is encoded by the exons ATGGCTGAGGATGACTGTGAATGGGTTGTAGAGAGCATCGTTGGTTACCTGGGAAGTCCCGAGTGGGTCATTCCTGTCACGGACTTTatggaaaacaaatgcacag tttttgatgACGAAGATGAAAATAAGTTATCATACACAGAAATCCATCTGCAGTATAAGAACTTG GTGGAGAAGCTGTTGGATAATTACATGCAGGAGGTTGGCATCAACGAGCAGCAGTTTCTGGATGCGTGCACCTCTCCTTTTGCCAAGtccaaaacactgcag TCGGTGTTCCAGCCAGTTCTGGCTACAGATGACTTCCAGATGTTTCGCTCTCTGATGGTCCAGAAGAACATGGAGCTGCAGCTTCAAGCCCTCAGGGTCATTAAAGAAAGGAACG GGGCCCTCCCAGAGTGCCTCACTGATGGTGTGGACGTGATGACAGAGTTGCAGCAGCAAGAGATGAAAATCCTGCAAGAGGTTCTCAA AAAATCAAAAGAGGAGTATGAAGAGGAAATGTCCAGGAGGCTGCAATTAGAGGAAGAGGGTGGTTCCACTTCCAGCAGCTGCCCTGATAAGCCAATGGCAGAAAGCAGAGGAGCCCAGAATACCACCTCTGCTCCCAGCCAACAGAGCAGCGCTGCCAAG GCCAAAGCTGAGGGGAacggtgacagcagcagcagtaatggtCACCACACCCTACTAGTGAAcggaaacactgcagctgaattGAATCTG GTCAACGGCAAACCTGTCAGAAAACAAGAGGGCAAGGCGGCTGccccaggaggaggagatgagaagAGCTCAGCGAAGAGCAGCTCCACGTCCAAACCAGCACCAG CTTGTGGCAGTTACGGTGTGGAGTCCAGAGTCCTTCCGGCAGTGAGAGCTCCAGTAAAGGGTGGCGAAGCCCCCGTCAGCCTCGGTCCTGACACCAaggagcagagcagcaacagCCGGGCTGCGGCCGAGGCGTGGCTGGAGGAGGCGCGCAGGGAGGCCGGCTTTGCTAAGCCATATACT GAGCTGTCAGCCTctcagcaggagcagctccagcagagggcagcataTCTGCGTCAGCAGCGGGACAAACTGCATGCGCTGAAAAAAGACCAGCAGAAACCCAAGCAGACGACCACACCAGAGGAGACGCCCACCACCACCCCG GAGATATCTGccgaggagaggaagaagctgcaGAAGAGAAAACATCTGGCTGACAAGCTGAAAGAGGAAGTGATTAGGAAATAA
- the cfap36 gene encoding cilia- and flagella-associated protein 36 isoform X2 yields the protein MAEDDCEWVVESIVGYLGSPEWVIPVTDFMENKCTVFDDEDENKLSYTEIHLQYKNLVEKLLDNYMQEVGINEQQFLDACTSPFAKSKTLQSVFQPVLATDDFQMFRSLMVQKNMELQLQALRVIKERNGALPECLTDGVDVMTELQQQEMKILQEVLKKSKEEYEEEMSRRLQLEEEGGSTSSSCPDKPMAESRGAQNTTSAPSQQSSAAKVNGKPVRKQEGKAAAPGGGDEKSSAKSSSTSKPAPACGSYGVESRVLPAVRAPVKGGEAPVSLGPDTKEQSSNSRAAAEAWLEEARREAGFAKPYTELSASQQEQLQQRAAYLRQQRDKLHALKKDQQKPKQTTTPEETPTTTPEAVGQSQRNGARTPSPLPLPPPPAQHSTNSSKQKEISAEERKKLQKRKHLADKLKEEVIRK from the exons ATGGCTGAGGATGACTGTGAATGGGTTGTAGAGAGCATCGTTGGTTACCTGGGAAGTCCCGAGTGGGTCATTCCTGTCACGGACTTTatggaaaacaaatgcacag tttttgatgACGAAGATGAAAATAAGTTATCATACACAGAAATCCATCTGCAGTATAAGAACTTG GTGGAGAAGCTGTTGGATAATTACATGCAGGAGGTTGGCATCAACGAGCAGCAGTTTCTGGATGCGTGCACCTCTCCTTTTGCCAAGtccaaaacactgcag TCGGTGTTCCAGCCAGTTCTGGCTACAGATGACTTCCAGATGTTTCGCTCTCTGATGGTCCAGAAGAACATGGAGCTGCAGCTTCAAGCCCTCAGGGTCATTAAAGAAAGGAACG GGGCCCTCCCAGAGTGCCTCACTGATGGTGTGGACGTGATGACAGAGTTGCAGCAGCAAGAGATGAAAATCCTGCAAGAGGTTCTCAA AAAATCAAAAGAGGAGTATGAAGAGGAAATGTCCAGGAGGCTGCAATTAGAGGAAGAGGGTGGTTCCACTTCCAGCAGCTGCCCTGATAAGCCAATGGCAGAAAGCAGAGGAGCCCAGAATACCACCTCTGCTCCCAGCCAACAGAGCAGCGCTGCCAAG GTCAACGGCAAACCTGTCAGAAAACAAGAGGGCAAGGCGGCTGccccaggaggaggagatgagaagAGCTCAGCGAAGAGCAGCTCCACGTCCAAACCAGCACCAG CTTGTGGCAGTTACGGTGTGGAGTCCAGAGTCCTTCCGGCAGTGAGAGCTCCAGTAAAGGGTGGCGAAGCCCCCGTCAGCCTCGGTCCTGACACCAaggagcagagcagcaacagCCGGGCTGCGGCCGAGGCGTGGCTGGAGGAGGCGCGCAGGGAGGCCGGCTTTGCTAAGCCATATACT GAGCTGTCAGCCTctcagcaggagcagctccagcagagggcagcataTCTGCGTCAGCAGCGGGACAAACTGCATGCGCTGAAAAAAGACCAGCAGAAACCCAAGCAGACGACCACACCAGAGGAGACGCCCACCACCACCCCG GAGGCAGTGGGGCAGTCCCAGAGGAATGGGGCCCGTaccccttctcctcttcctcttcctcctcctccagcacaaCACTCTACTAACTCCTCCAAACAGAAG GAGATATCTGccgaggagaggaagaagctgcaGAAGAGAAAACATCTGGCTGACAAGCTGAAAGAGGAAGTGATTAGGAAATAA
- the cfap36 gene encoding cilia- and flagella-associated protein 36 isoform X4, whose amino-acid sequence MAEDDCEWVVESIVGYLGSPEWVIPVTDFMENKCTVFDDEDENKLSYTEIHLQYKNLVEKLLDNYMQEVGINEQQFLDACTSPFAKSKTLQSVFQPVLATDDFQMFRSLMVQKNMELQLQALRVIKERNGALPECLTDGVDVMTELQQQEMKILQEVLKKSKEEYEEEMSRRLQLEEEGGSTSSSCPDKPMAESRGAQNTTSAPSQQSSAAKVNGKPVRKQEGKAAAPGGGDEKSSAKSSSTSKPAPACGSYGVESRVLPAVRAPVKGGEAPVSLGPDTKEQSSNSRAAAEAWLEEARREAGFAKPYTELSASQQEQLQQRAAYLRQQRDKLHALKKDQQKPKQTTTPEETPTTTPEISAEERKKLQKRKHLADKLKEEVIRK is encoded by the exons ATGGCTGAGGATGACTGTGAATGGGTTGTAGAGAGCATCGTTGGTTACCTGGGAAGTCCCGAGTGGGTCATTCCTGTCACGGACTTTatggaaaacaaatgcacag tttttgatgACGAAGATGAAAATAAGTTATCATACACAGAAATCCATCTGCAGTATAAGAACTTG GTGGAGAAGCTGTTGGATAATTACATGCAGGAGGTTGGCATCAACGAGCAGCAGTTTCTGGATGCGTGCACCTCTCCTTTTGCCAAGtccaaaacactgcag TCGGTGTTCCAGCCAGTTCTGGCTACAGATGACTTCCAGATGTTTCGCTCTCTGATGGTCCAGAAGAACATGGAGCTGCAGCTTCAAGCCCTCAGGGTCATTAAAGAAAGGAACG GGGCCCTCCCAGAGTGCCTCACTGATGGTGTGGACGTGATGACAGAGTTGCAGCAGCAAGAGATGAAAATCCTGCAAGAGGTTCTCAA AAAATCAAAAGAGGAGTATGAAGAGGAAATGTCCAGGAGGCTGCAATTAGAGGAAGAGGGTGGTTCCACTTCCAGCAGCTGCCCTGATAAGCCAATGGCAGAAAGCAGAGGAGCCCAGAATACCACCTCTGCTCCCAGCCAACAGAGCAGCGCTGCCAAG GTCAACGGCAAACCTGTCAGAAAACAAGAGGGCAAGGCGGCTGccccaggaggaggagatgagaagAGCTCAGCGAAGAGCAGCTCCACGTCCAAACCAGCACCAG CTTGTGGCAGTTACGGTGTGGAGTCCAGAGTCCTTCCGGCAGTGAGAGCTCCAGTAAAGGGTGGCGAAGCCCCCGTCAGCCTCGGTCCTGACACCAaggagcagagcagcaacagCCGGGCTGCGGCCGAGGCGTGGCTGGAGGAGGCGCGCAGGGAGGCCGGCTTTGCTAAGCCATATACT GAGCTGTCAGCCTctcagcaggagcagctccagcagagggcagcataTCTGCGTCAGCAGCGGGACAAACTGCATGCGCTGAAAAAAGACCAGCAGAAACCCAAGCAGACGACCACACCAGAGGAGACGCCCACCACCACCCCG GAGATATCTGccgaggagaggaagaagctgcaGAAGAGAAAACATCTGGCTGACAAGCTGAAAGAGGAAGTGATTAGGAAATAA
- the ppp4r3b gene encoding serine/threonine-protein phosphatase 4 regulatory subunit 3B, with the protein MSDTRRRVKVYTLNEDRQWDDRGTGHVSSTFVERLKGISLLVRAESDGSLLLESKISPNTAYQKQQDTLIVWSEADNYDLALSFQEKAGCDEIWEKICQVQGKDPALDITQDPIDESEEERFEEIPETSHLVELPPCELSRLEEIADLVTSVLSSPIRREKLALALVSEGYIKKLLGLFRVCEDLDNREGLHHLYEIVRGVLFLNKAALFEVMFSDDCIMDVVGCLEYDPALVQPKRHREFLTKTAKFKEVIPITDSELRQKIHQTYRVQYIQDIILPTPSVFEENFLSTLTSFIFFNKVEIVSMLQEDEKFLTEVFAQLTDEATDDSKRRELVNFVKEFCAFSQTLQPQNRDAFFKTLANLGILPALEIVMGMDDLQVRAAATDIFSYLVEFSPSMVREFVMQEPQQTDDDVLLINVVIKQMICDSDPELGGAVQLMGLLRTLIDPENMLASTNKTEKTEFLSFFYKYCMHVLTAPLLANTAHDKNSKDLQEGSTKINPVCPDNFQTAQLLALILELLTFCVEHHTYHIKTYIMNKDLLRRVLVLMNSKHTFLALCALRFMRRIIGLKDEYYNRYIIKGNLFEPVINALLDNGTRYNLLNSAIIELFEFIKVEDIKSLIAHIVDNFYKALESIEYVQTFKGLKGRYEQEKDRQSQRLNRYRRDARSLDEDEELWFNDDDDDDEGEAVEKSRMEDDFSDSYGKYMEAKKGAANGANGANNGKTAVIPPASPAVTPNNSSTSSVKTVALPATPVVKTALVGLVDYPDDEDEEEEDEEEQSPRKRPRLSS; encoded by the exons ATGTCGGACACTCGGCGGCGAGTGAAAGTATATACGCTGAATGAAGATCGGCAGTGGGACGATCGGGGTACCGGACACGTTTCGTCTACCTTTGTTGAACGGCTGAAGGGAATATCATTATTAGTTCGGGCCGAATCAGACG gatCACTATTACTGGAGTCGAAGATAAGCCCGAATACTGCATATCAGAAACAACAG GATACACTGATTGTCTGGTCGGAAGCAGATAATTACGACCTTGCCCTAAGTTTCCAGGAAAAGGCTGGCTGCGATGAGATCTGGGAGAAGATTTGCCAG GTCCAAGGCAAGGACCCTGCCCTGGACATCACCCAGGACCCCATTGACGAGTCGGAGGAGGAGCGCTTTGAGGAGATTCCAGAGACAAGCCACCTGGTGGAGCTCCCTCCTTGCGAGCTAAGTCGACTGGAGGAGATCGCTGACTTGGTTACCTCTGTCTTGTCTTCGCCCATCCGGAGGGAAAAACTCGCCCTTGCCCTGGTGAGCGAGGGCTACATCAAGAAACTCCTGGGTCTTTTCAGAGTGTGTGAGGACCTGGACAACAGGGAAGGCCTACATCACCTCTATGAGATTGTCCGAGGCGTATTGTTCCTCAATAAAGCGGCCCTCTTTGAGGTGATGTTCTCTGACGACTGTATCATGGATGTGGTGGGCTGCCTTGAGTATGACCCAGCGCTGGTTCAACCTAAACGGCACAGGGAATTCTTGACCAAGACAGCAAAGTTTAAGGAGGTGATCCCTATCACGGACTCTGAGCTGCGGCAGAAGATCCACCAGACCTACCGGGTGCAGTACATCCAGGACATCATCCTGCCCACACCATCTGTCTTTGAGGAGAACTTCCTGTCCACACTcacctccttcatcttcttcaacAAGGTGGAGATTGTCAGTATGTTGCAG GAGGACGAGAAGTTCCTGACGGAGGTCTTTGCACAGCTCACAGATGAAGCCACAGACGACAGTAAAAGGAGAGAGCTT gtgaACTTTGTTAAGGAATTCTGTGCATTTTCACAAACGCTGCAGCCACAGAACAGAGACGCTTTCTTCAAAACTCTGGCAAATCTGGGCATTTTACCTGCTCTTGAAATAGTCATG GGAATGGATGACCTGCAGGTGAGGGCAGCAGCTACAGATATCTTCTCTTACCTGGTGGAATTCAGCCCCTCCATGGTCAGGGAATTTGTCATGCAGGAACCACAACAGACTGACGAC GATGTTCTGCTGATAAATGTTGTGATCAAGCAGATGATTTGTGACTCTGATCCAGAGTTAGGAGGGGCTGTCCAGCTGATGGGTCTGCTCAGGACGCTCATAGACCCCGAGAACATGCTGGCTTCCACCAAT AAAACTGAGAAGACGGAATTTCTGAGTTTCTTCTACAAGTACTGCATGCATGTCCTGACTGCTCCTCTGCTGGCCAACACAGCACATGACAAAAACTCAAAAG ATCTGCAGGAGGGATCAACTAAGATCAACCCGGTCTGTCCAG ACAACTTCCAGACAGCTCAGCTTCTGGCACTGATCCTGGAGCTTCTGACCTTCTGTGTGGAGCACCACACCTATCACATCAAGACCTACATCATGAACAAAGACCTGCTCAGGAGAGTGCTGGTGCTCATGAACTCAAAACACACCTTCCTTGCTCTTT GTGCCCTGCGTTTCATGCGCAGGATAATTGGTCTGAAGGATGAGTACTACAACCGCTACATCATCAAAGGGAACCTGTTTGAGCCTGTCATTAACGCCCTGCTGGACAACGGCACCCGATACAACCTCCTCAACTCAGCCATCATAGAGCTCTTTGAGTTCATTAAAGTG GAGGACATCAAGTCTCTCATAGCTCACATTGTGGATAACTTCTACAAAGCACTTGAATCCATTGAGTACGTCCAGACTTTTAAGGGCCTGAAAGGCCGGTACGAGCAGGAAAAAGACCGGCAGAGTCAGAGACTCAACAG ATATCGCAGAGATGCGCGGTCGTTGGACGAGGATGAGGAGTTGTGGTTCaatgacgacgatgatgacgacgagGGCGAGGCTGTGGAGAAGAGCCGAATGGAGGATGACTTCTCTGACAGCTACGGCAAGTACATGGAAGCCAAAAAAG GAGCGGCCAACGGAGCTAACGGTGCCAATAACGGGAAAACTGCTGTAATTCCACCCGCCTCGCCGGCCGTCACTCCGAACAACAGTTCAACTTCCTCCGTCAAAACAGTTGCTCTTCCTGCCACACCAGTCGTGAAG ACTGCTCTGGTTGGTTTGGTGGACTACCCTGATgacgaggatgaagaggaagaagatgaggaagagcaGTCTCCAAGGAAGCGGCCCCGCCTGAGCTCTTAA